The Dehalococcoides mccartyi CG5 genome contains the following window.
ATTTCCTTGCTGGATATAAGCAGGGGTACTCTGGCCCGCCAGTTTCGGGGAATCTTATTGTCTATCATAAATTCCTTCAGGCTCTTGGCGTCTTCCATACCCAGCGGCTGAAACTGGTCACCCTCGGCGCGGGTACGAACTATCAGGTCAGTCCCGGCTTTATCCATATCCAGATAGGCTACCAGACTGCTTTCACTTAAATCCAGACCTATCGGCGAAGGCAGTATTTCAGTTTTTACTACCCAGCCGTCCAGAAAAGTTTCCGTCCCCACTCCCAGCCTGTATTCCCCCTGACAAGGCGGGTATGGACAGAGTTCGTCAATCCCCCAGCCCAGCAAATAATGTTCATAATCTACCTGAAAAACCAGCTTATATGGCAGGTCTATCCGCCGCCCGGCAGGCTTATCCATGGTCTGGACAATGTTCTCTATGTGACGGGCTTCTATATCCTTCAACCCGCCCAGCAGTTCTTCCATCATCTGGCGTAAAAGGTTTCGCTTAAGTGCCGGATGAAGCCGCTGCATCTCTATTTTTTCAATCATAAGCACATCGTCTTGGCGGATTACCAATTCGGCTTTCATCTGGGATGTAACCTCATCCAGCAGAGCCATTTCCTCACCCGCAATAAAAGCAGTACGGAGTATAGTTTCCTCAAAGGCGGGGTTAATTGTCTTTAACAGAGGCAATACCTCAAGGCGTATTCGGTTTCGCAGAGGTTCTGTGCTCAGGTTCGTAATATCCTGTCTGGGCAAAAGCCCAGCTTCGCGGCAGTACACTTGAGTTTCTGCCCGGCCAAGACACAGTAAAGGGCGGATTACCCTTAGACAGCCTGCACCGGCTATGGTTCGGTTTAAAACCGGCCTGAGTCCTTGAAGTCCGCGGGTTCCGCTACCCCTAACAAGGTGGAGCATAACGGTTTCAATATTGTCGTCCAGGGTATGTCCTACCGCTACTGCTGCTGAACCGAATTCGGCCGCGGTTCGGCAGAGAAAAGCGTAACGCATTTCGCGGGCGGCTTCTTCCAGTGACAGGTGGTGTTCAGCCTGATAAGCCTTGACACTGACTTTCTGCTGGCAAAGGGGTAATCCCAAAGCACTTGCCAGTTCGGTTACATAGGCGGCATCACGGTCAGATTCTTCTGCCCGCAGACCGTGATTCAGATGTGCCAGCCGCAAACTGAAACCCATTTCCCTGCTTAGTTTATGCATTATGTAAAGCATACAAACGGAGTCAGGTCCGCCGGAAACTGCCAGCAATATTTCGTCGCCGGCTGAAACCAGTCCCTGTTTTTTTATATATTTACTTACCCGTTCTGTTAAAATCTCGGTATTGTCCAAGGGTATATTACCGCCTTTTAAAACTTATTCAACAAGATATTTTCAAATACAACGGCTGTCCTGGTGAAAGCCATTTTCATTAAAAAGTGCCAGATAAGCTTGGTTGCCCTTAAACTCTATCAGACTTAGACTGCCGATGTGAAGCCTGAAATTGCCCATTTTTTCCAAAGGCAAATCAAGCACCTTGCAAATAATGGAGAGTATCACGAAATAATGACAGACCACGGCCACATTCTGGTCAGGATGGTCTGCGGCTATTTTGGTGATAACCCGCCATGCGCGGGTCTGAACATCGGTAAGGGATTCGCCGCCGGGAATGCGGGGCAAGCCGCCCTCAGGATGGGGTTCGGTAAACAGCTCTGTAACCTTCATATTGGTACTGCCCATGTCAACACCTTCAAACTCGCCTGCCTCTATCTCCCTGAGGTCAGGTGCGGTATTGATGGCAAGACCGTGCTCAAGTGCAATCACTTCGGCGGTTACTTTTGCCCGGCTAAGAGGGCTGGCATATATGGCAGACAGTTTTTCATCTTTGAGCCGAAGTGCCAGACTACGGGTCTGGCGAAGGCCGTTTTCATTAAGGGGGGTATCACTCAACCCGCCCTGCAAACGGCGCTTATTATTCCAGTCCGTTTCTCCATGCCGAATCAAGTATATTCTGGTCATGTCTAGCCTCTGTCCACACTCCGGCGTTTTTCAAATTCGTCCGCCAGATGGATTCTTTGGGTATAGCTGGGATGATCTTGCGTCAGCCGCTCCAGCCAGTTTGAGGGTTCGGCTTCAGCCAGATTCTGGTTAACCAGACGGGTCATAGCCGTCCGAAAGGCAGACGGGTTTTGACTGATATTCAGGGCAAATTCATCTGCCTGCTTTTCTAATTTACGGGTAAAAAGGCTGAGCACTGGTGAAATACCTATTAACAAAACCGCCAATATACCCCCCAGTAAAGGCAATCCGGCCGGGTCAGAAAGCCCGCTATATTCCATAGCATTGCTTAGATAGCTGAAAATAGCCCCCACCACCGCTAGGACTCCGAATAAAACCGCTGCCTGAAGGGAAAAAAGACGCAACATATCATTATGCTGCTGGTGGGCAATCTCGTGGTACATGATAACCTCTATCTCAGGTATGGAGTAACGGTCTACCATGGTATCGCTCAAAACTATCCGCCGGGTACGCCCCAAACCCATCAGGGCGGCGTTGGCGGCCGTTCCGCGGGCACTCAGCTCTATAATATATATCCCCCTGACAAATACGCCTATACGCCGGCAAAGCTCTGTAAGGCTGGTTTTCAGTTCCCCATCGTCAAGGGGTTTCATGGGGTAGAACAGAGGTATCAGCCAGATAGGGGCAATAAAAGTCATGCCCATGCTTACCGCCAGAAATCCCAGCCAGACCAGCAACCACCAGATATCCGGCCAGGCACCCATAACGGCATAAACCGCCGCTACCAGAAGCACACCCATCACCAGCGTAATTAAAAAAGACTTGGCAGCATC
Protein-coding sequences here:
- the tilS gene encoding tRNA lysidine(34) synthetase TilS, which translates into the protein MDNTEILTERVSKYIKKQGLVSAGDEILLAVSGGPDSVCMLYIMHKLSREMGFSLRLAHLNHGLRAEESDRDAAYVTELASALGLPLCQQKVSVKAYQAEHHLSLEEAAREMRYAFLCRTAAEFGSAAVAVGHTLDDNIETVMLHLVRGSGTRGLQGLRPVLNRTIAGAGCLRVIRPLLCLGRAETQVYCREAGLLPRQDITNLSTEPLRNRIRLEVLPLLKTINPAFEETILRTAFIAGEEMALLDEVTSQMKAELVIRQDDVLMIEKIEMQRLHPALKRNLLRQMMEELLGGLKDIEARHIENIVQTMDKPAGRRIDLPYKLVFQVDYEHYLLGWGIDELCPYPPCQGEYRLGVGTETFLDGWVVKTEILPSPIGLDLSESSLVAYLDMDKAGTDLIVRTRAEGDQFQPLGMEDAKSLKEFMIDNKIPRNWRARVPLLISSKEILWLVGYRIGESAKVDENTRRVLRVEFRLLG
- a CDS encoding histidine phosphatase family protein, whose protein sequence is MTRIYLIRHGETDWNNKRRLQGGLSDTPLNENGLRQTRSLALRLKDEKLSAIYASPLSRAKVTAEVIALEHGLAINTAPDLREIEAGEFEGVDMGSTNMKVTELFTEPHPEGGLPRIPGGESLTDVQTRAWRVITKIAADHPDQNVAVVCHYFVILSIICKVLDLPLEKMGNFRLHIGSLSLIEFKGNQAYLALFNENGFHQDSRCI
- a CDS encoding M48 family metallopeptidase; its protein translation is MPEGELALPPEDTLNSPLGLDTERQQKARDYSRLQRRFAYIQTGIIAIAASFLIFSGLSSELTSHLGLPPVWSAGIYFLLLAFVYEIFSLPFGYYTGYVLGKRYGVLSQTRQTFFADAAKSFLITLVMGVLLVAAVYAVMGAWPDIWWLLVWLGFLAVSMGMTFIAPIWLIPLFYPMKPLDDGELKTSLTELCRRIGVFVRGIYIIELSARGTAANAALMGLGRTRRIVLSDTMVDRYSIPEIEVIMYHEIAHQQHNDMLRLFSLQAAVLFGVLAVVGAIFSYLSNAMEYSGLSDPAGLPLLGGILAVLLIGISPVLSLFTRKLEKQADEFALNISQNPSAFRTAMTRLVNQNLAEAEPSNWLERLTQDHPSYTQRIHLADEFEKRRSVDRG